Proteins encoded together in one Rhizobacter sp. J219 window:
- a CDS encoding YceI family protein, which translates to MKQLLLSVALATLALGASAQQKLVPAQSDIAFTSKQMGVPVDGKFKKFDAQIAFDPKKPDTAKIAFTVDLASVTFGSSETEAEVAKPDWFNTKAFPQATFQSTTVKATGPGKYEVAGKLTIKGASQNITVPVALAQAGGTTTATGGFVLKRLDFKIGDGDWKDTSMVANDVQVKLKFALTGVAPL; encoded by the coding sequence ATGAAACAACTCCTCCTCAGCGTGGCCCTGGCGACGCTCGCCCTGGGCGCCTCGGCCCAGCAGAAGCTCGTGCCGGCGCAAAGCGACATCGCCTTCACCAGCAAGCAGATGGGCGTGCCGGTCGACGGCAAGTTCAAGAAGTTCGACGCGCAGATCGCCTTCGACCCCAAGAAGCCGGACACCGCCAAGATCGCCTTCACCGTCGACCTCGCCAGCGTGACCTTCGGTTCGAGCGAAACCGAGGCCGAGGTCGCCAAGCCCGACTGGTTCAACACCAAGGCCTTCCCGCAGGCCACGTTTCAGTCGACCACGGTCAAGGCCACCGGCCCGGGCAAATACGAAGTGGCCGGCAAGCTGACGATCAAGGGCGCGAGCCAGAACATCACGGTGCCGGTGGCGCTGGCCCAGGCCGGCGGCACCACCACTGCCACTGGCGGCTTCGTGCTCAAGCGCCTCGATTTCAAGATCGGCGACGGTGACTGGAAAGACACCTCGATGGTCGCCAACGACGTGCAGGTCAAGCTCAAGTTTGCGCTGACCGGCGTTGCCCCACTCTGA
- a CDS encoding YceI family protein gives MKKTLLVSALFVVAGAAQAQSATYAIDPTHTFVTFEASHFGTSTIRGRFDKKEGSVAFDKAAKTGKAEITIDTSSVSTGVGPLDGHLKSKDFFNAAEHPTAKFVGDKFSFNGDKVTTVAGTLTFLGKTQPVTLTATNFNCYQNPMLKREVCGGDFVTTIQRTQFGNNYGVPGIPDSIKLLIQVEAVKQ, from the coding sequence ATGAAGAAGACCCTGCTTGTTTCCGCCCTGTTCGTTGTCGCGGGCGCTGCCCAGGCCCAGAGCGCCACCTACGCGATCGACCCGACGCACACCTTCGTGACCTTCGAGGCCAGCCACTTCGGCACCAGCACGATCCGTGGCCGCTTCGACAAGAAGGAAGGCAGCGTCGCCTTCGACAAGGCCGCCAAGACCGGCAAGGCCGAGATCACCATCGACACCAGCTCGGTGAGCACCGGCGTGGGCCCGCTCGACGGTCACCTGAAGAGCAAGGACTTCTTCAACGCCGCCGAACATCCGACCGCCAAGTTCGTGGGCGACAAGTTCAGCTTCAACGGCGACAAGGTGACGACGGTCGCCGGCACGCTGACCTTCCTCGGCAAGACCCAGCCGGTGACGCTGACCGCCACCAACTTCAACTGCTACCAGAACCCGATGCTCAAGCGCGAGGTCTGCGGTGGCGACTTCGTGACCACGATCCAGCGCACGCAGTTCGGCAACAACTACGGTGTGCCCGGTATTCCGGACAGCATCAAGCTGCTGATCCAGGTTGAAGCGGTGAAGCAGTAA
- a CDS encoding ATP-binding protein: MSRELRTPPHTAASADAGLAQRVQDAQTVMLYERAQTSTLAGMGFALIVCVGLLPYVDPRLAWGWFVLRCGVSGLRLALTHQFGRSTLPSDRIWRRWLEVTLVADGFTWGLASMWLPASTNPHVVALLLTSLVGVAAIGMFVLQPSFRASALFLLSMLLPAGADQLLSGTRYGFFAGLGLWVFLALVMLEARRSESRIRELLTLRFTTDRISEERAEALMLAQRQSSVKSQFLATMSHEMRTPLHGILGLTRMLRKDGAITPEKKPDEQLQLIERAGEHLLTLINDILDFSKLEAGQVRLSPQVFDLAALIDDVVSLSVPGAFQSGLSLTTRLHMPRPCYVRGDPSRLRQVLHNLIGNAIKFTEAGAVTVVAKHRGSRTRIAVHDTGVGIPADELPRIFDAFHQADSSFTRRYGGTGLGLTIARELARAMGGDLVCTSQQGRGSCFTVTVELPEAPNPTPAAAGLAESKVPLQGRVLLAEDNPVNALVAEAALKNMGLTVELVEDGLQAVASFRASPPDLVLLDCQMPVMDGFEAARRIREHEGEQGLPRTPVVALTANALQGDREHSLAAGMDDHLAKPFRDEDLRAILRRHLVPA, encoded by the coding sequence ATGTCTAGAGAATTGCGAACGCCACCGCACACTGCTGCCTCGGCCGACGCCGGGCTGGCGCAGCGCGTCCAAGACGCGCAGACCGTCATGCTCTACGAGCGGGCGCAAACGTCCACGCTCGCCGGCATGGGTTTCGCGCTGATCGTGTGCGTGGGCCTGCTCCCGTATGTGGACCCGCGCCTCGCCTGGGGCTGGTTCGTCTTGCGCTGCGGCGTCTCGGGCCTGCGCCTGGCGCTTACCCACCAGTTCGGGCGCAGCACGCTGCCGAGCGATCGCATCTGGCGCCGCTGGCTCGAGGTCACGCTGGTCGCCGACGGCTTTACCTGGGGCCTCGCCTCGATGTGGCTGCCTGCAAGCACCAATCCGCACGTGGTGGCCTTGCTGCTCACCTCGCTGGTGGGGGTGGCGGCGATCGGCATGTTCGTGCTGCAGCCGAGCTTTCGCGCGAGCGCCTTGTTCCTGTTGTCGATGTTGCTGCCGGCCGGGGCCGACCAGCTCTTGAGCGGCACCCGCTACGGCTTCTTCGCCGGACTGGGCCTGTGGGTCTTCCTCGCGCTCGTGATGCTGGAGGCGCGCCGCTCGGAGTCGCGCATCCGCGAGCTGCTCACGCTGCGCTTCACCACCGACCGCATCTCGGAAGAGCGCGCCGAGGCCCTGATGCTGGCGCAGCGGCAGAGCAGCGTGAAAAGCCAGTTCCTCGCGACCATGAGCCACGAGATGCGCACGCCGCTGCACGGCATCCTGGGGCTCACGCGCATGCTGCGCAAAGACGGCGCCATCACGCCCGAGAAAAAGCCCGACGAGCAGCTGCAGCTGATCGAGCGCGCCGGCGAACACCTGCTCACGCTGATCAACGACATCCTCGACTTCTCGAAGCTCGAAGCCGGGCAGGTGCGCCTGTCGCCGCAGGTGTTCGACCTGGCGGCGCTGATCGACGATGTGGTGTCGCTGTCGGTGCCGGGCGCCTTCCAGTCAGGACTCTCGCTCACCACCCGGCTGCACATGCCGCGGCCGTGTTATGTGCGCGGCGACCCGTCGCGGCTGCGGCAGGTGCTGCACAACCTGATCGGCAATGCGATCAAGTTCACCGAGGCCGGCGCGGTGACGGTGGTGGCCAAGCACCGCGGCTCGCGCACGCGGATCGCGGTGCACGACACCGGTGTCGGCATCCCGGCCGATGAGCTGCCGCGCATCTTCGATGCCTTCCACCAGGCTGACAGCTCCTTCACCCGCCGCTATGGCGGCACCGGCCTGGGCCTCACCATCGCACGCGAACTCGCGCGGGCCATGGGCGGCGACCTCGTCTGCACCAGCCAGCAGGGCCGCGGCTCGTGTTTCACCGTGACGGTGGAGCTGCCCGAAGCGCCCAACCCCACGCCCGCCGCCGCCGGCCTGGCCGAATCGAAGGTGCCGCTGCAGGGCCGCGTGCTGCTGGCCGAAGACAACCCCGTCAACGCCCTCGTGGCCGAGGCGGCGTTGAAGAACATGGGCCTCACGGTGGAGCTGGTCGAAGACGGCCTGCAGGCCGTGGCCTCGTTCCGCGCGTCGCCGCCCGACCTGGTGCTGCTCGACTGCCAGATGCCGGTGATGGATGGCTTCGAGGCCGCGCGCCGCATCCGCGAGCACGAGGGCGAACAAGGACTGCCGCGCACGCCGGTGGTGGCGCTCACCGCCAATGCGCTGCAGGGTGACCGCGAGCACAGCCTCGCCGCGGGCATGGACGACCACCTCGCCAAGCCCTTCCGCGACGAAGACCTGCGGGCGATTCTCAGGCGGCACCTGGTGCCGGCCTGA
- a CDS encoding YceI family protein: MPLVTLTRCFCTPMRTAPLLVGVCMLSWIAPAVQAQPTAYLLDSGHTRVHWEVMHFGTSTSRGRFDDIRGSLELDATAGTGEVSIEVRTASVNTGVLPLDGILRRSYFASDQHPVAYFVARGWRWQRNAPLDVRGEFTLRGVSLPLGLRATQLRCYEHPQLQREVCGADLEATLRRSDFGITDGLPVIGDTVRLVIQVEAIRQP; the protein is encoded by the coding sequence ATGCCTTTGGTCACGCTTACCCGCTGTTTCTGCACCCCCATGCGCACGGCGCCGCTGCTCGTGGGTGTGTGCATGCTCTCGTGGATCGCACCAGCTGTGCAGGCACAGCCGACGGCCTATCTGCTCGACTCCGGCCACACCCGGGTGCACTGGGAGGTGATGCACTTCGGCACCTCCACCAGCCGCGGCCGCTTCGACGACATCCGCGGCAGCCTCGAACTGGATGCCACGGCCGGCACCGGCGAGGTGTCGATCGAAGTGCGCACGGCCTCGGTCAACACCGGCGTGCTGCCGCTGGACGGCATCTTGCGCCGCAGCTATTTCGCGAGCGACCAGCACCCTGTGGCGTATTTCGTGGCGCGTGGCTGGCGCTGGCAGCGCAATGCGCCGCTGGACGTGCGTGGCGAGTTCACGCTGCGCGGTGTGTCCTTGCCACTCGGGTTGCGTGCCACGCAGCTGCGGTGTTATGAACACCCTCAGCTGCAGCGCGAGGTGTGCGGCGCCGACCTGGAGGCCACTTTGCGCCGCAGCGATTTCGGCATCACCGATGGCCTGCCGGTCATCGGCGACACGGTGCGGCTGGTGATCCAGGTCGAGGCAATCCGGCAACCCTGA
- a CDS encoding glutamate-5-semialdehyde dehydrogenase, which produces MTSTDLQAVVAQMGAAARAASARMAAASTSAKNHALTALARRLRESAAPLADANSKDIAAADAAGLAAPLVDRLRLTEKVIATVAEGCEQIAAMPDPVGEITGVKRRPSGISVGQMRVPLGVFGMIYESRPNVTIEAASLAIKSGNACILRGGSEAIHSNLALWKLVQAALTEAGLPADAVQLVQTTDRAAVGYLIASPESVDVIIPRGGKGLIERISREAKVPVIKHLDGNCHVYVDAEVDLELALKVTDNAKTQKYSPCNAAESLLVHEAVAAKFLPKIGAVFAAKGVEVRGDAAVLALLKDVPRVKLAEATEQDWSEEYLAPIISAKVVKSVDEAIAHINRYGSHHTDAILTTNHPNAMRFLREVDSASVMVNASTRFADGFEYGLGAEIGISTDKFHARGPVGLEGLTSMKWVVLGQGEVRT; this is translated from the coding sequence ATGACCTCCACCGATCTCCAGGCCGTGGTCGCCCAGATGGGCGCCGCGGCACGCGCCGCCAGCGCCCGCATGGCGGCGGCCTCCACCAGCGCCAAGAACCACGCCCTCACCGCCCTGGCGCGCCGGCTGCGCGAGAGCGCCGCACCACTGGCCGACGCCAACAGCAAAGACATTGCCGCCGCCGACGCCGCGGGCCTGGCCGCCCCGCTGGTCGACCGGCTGCGTCTCACTGAAAAAGTGATCGCCACCGTGGCCGAAGGCTGCGAGCAGATCGCCGCCATGCCCGACCCGGTGGGCGAGATCACCGGCGTGAAGCGCCGCCCGAGCGGCATCAGCGTGGGCCAGATGCGCGTGCCGCTGGGCGTCTTCGGCATGATCTACGAGAGCCGGCCCAACGTGACCATCGAAGCCGCGTCGCTCGCCATCAAGAGCGGCAACGCCTGCATCCTGCGCGGTGGCTCGGAGGCCATCCACTCCAACCTCGCGCTGTGGAAACTGGTGCAGGCGGCGCTCACCGAAGCGGGCCTGCCGGCCGATGCGGTGCAGCTGGTGCAGACGACCGACCGCGCCGCGGTGGGCTACCTCATCGCCTCGCCGGAGTCGGTCGACGTGATCATCCCGCGTGGTGGCAAGGGGCTCATTGAGCGCATCAGCCGCGAGGCGAAGGTGCCCGTCATCAAGCACCTCGACGGCAACTGCCATGTGTACGTCGATGCCGAGGTCGACCTGGAGCTTGCGCTCAAGGTGACCGACAACGCCAAGACGCAGAAGTACAGCCCCTGCAACGCGGCCGAATCGCTGCTGGTGCACGAAGCGGTGGCCGCGAAATTCCTGCCGAAGATCGGCGCGGTGTTCGCCGCCAAGGGTGTGGAGGTGCGCGGCGATGCCGCGGTGCTCGCGCTGCTGAAAGACGTGCCGCGGGTGAAGCTCGCCGAAGCCACCGAGCAGGACTGGAGCGAGGAATACCTCGCCCCCATCATCAGCGCCAAGGTGGTGAAGAGCGTGGACGAGGCCATCGCCCACATCAACCGCTACGGCTCGCACCACACCGATGCCATCCTCACGACGAACCATCCGAACGCGATGCGCTTCCTGCGCGAGGTCGATTCGGCGAGCGTGATGGTGAACGCGAGCACACGTTTCGCCGACGGCTTCGAGTACGGGCTGGGCGCCGAGATCGGCATCAGCACCGACAAGTTCCACGCCCGCGGCCCGGTGGGCCTGGAAGGCCTGACCTCGATGAAGTGGGTGGTGCTCGGCCAGGGCGAAGTGCGCACCTGA
- a CDS encoding inositol monophosphatase family protein, producing the protein MVAKPLRRGAMISPVRVPDSMFDQVLPLLAEASERAVMPRFRQLREGDVIEKAKDELVTVADREAEAFIEHGLLALWPGSRVVGEEACAANPALLQGLDQGRVWLVDPLDGTANFVAGRPVFALMASLLVDGEAVGAWVLNPVSGERWLAQQGGGCHRDGQRMWAPQAAVPLGEARGAASTRFMPAGLRERVVAGLERVGEVLPGRRCAGVEYPAIVTGQQQFAMFYRTLPWDHVPGTLLLQEAGGHAARYDGSAYRAGDGGVGLLSAADEPLWQALRAALL; encoded by the coding sequence ATGGTAGCGAAGCCGCTGCGCCGAGGTGCGATGATTTCGCCCGTGCGCGTGCCCGATTCGATGTTCGACCAGGTGCTGCCGCTGCTGGCCGAGGCGAGCGAGCGGGCGGTGATGCCGCGCTTTCGCCAGCTGCGCGAAGGCGACGTGATCGAGAAGGCGAAAGACGAGCTCGTCACCGTGGCCGACCGCGAAGCCGAAGCCTTCATCGAGCACGGCCTGCTCGCCTTGTGGCCCGGCTCGCGCGTCGTCGGCGAAGAGGCTTGTGCGGCCAACCCGGCCCTGCTGCAGGGCCTTGACCAGGGCCGCGTGTGGCTGGTCGATCCGCTCGACGGCACCGCCAATTTCGTGGCGGGCCGGCCGGTGTTTGCGCTGATGGCCTCGCTGCTGGTCGACGGCGAAGCGGTGGGCGCGTGGGTGCTCAACCCCGTGTCGGGCGAGCGATGGCTGGCGCAGCAGGGCGGGGGTTGCCACCGCGACGGGCAGCGCATGTGGGCGCCGCAGGCCGCCGTGCCGCTCGGCGAAGCGCGCGGTGCGGCGTCGACCCGCTTCATGCCGGCCGGGTTGCGCGAGCGCGTCGTGGCCGGGCTTGAGCGGGTCGGCGAGGTGCTGCCGGGGCGGCGTTGCGCGGGCGTCGAATACCCGGCGATCGTCACCGGACAGCAGCAGTTCGCGATGTTCTACCGCACGCTGCCCTGGGACCACGTGCCTGGCACCCTGTTGCTGCAGGAGGCCGGTGGACATGCGGCGCGCTACGACGGCAGTGCCTACCGTGCGGGCGATGGCGGTGTGGGCCTGCTGTCGGCCGCCGACGAGCCGCTGTGGCAGGCGCTCCGGGCCGCGCTGCTGTAG
- the queC gene encoding 7-cyano-7-deazaguanine synthase QueC → MTKPRRALVLFSGGQDSTVCLAWALSNFHYVETIGFDYDQRHSIETECRLAVRSQIYANFPTWGGRLGDDHLVDLSLLGQLSDTALTQQRAIEMTSTGLPNTFVPGRNLIFFNFAAAVAYRRELDVMVGGMCETDYSGYPDCRDNTLKALQVALSLGLDTPMGIETPLMWLDKAQTWEMAATLGGEALIRLIVEHTHTCYLGDRSQRHEWGYGCGHCPACALRMRGYKAWRSRNPSGDFEATDRMGLG, encoded by the coding sequence ATGACCAAGCCACGCCGTGCCCTCGTCCTCTTTTCCGGCGGCCAAGACTCGACCGTCTGCCTCGCCTGGGCGCTGTCGAACTTCCACTATGTCGAGACCATCGGCTTCGACTACGACCAGCGGCACAGCATCGAAACCGAATGCCGGCTGGCGGTGCGCTCGCAGATCTACGCCAACTTCCCCACCTGGGGCGGCCGCCTCGGCGACGACCACCTGGTCGACCTGTCGCTGCTCGGCCAGCTGTCGGACACCGCCCTCACCCAGCAGCGTGCGATCGAGATGACGTCCACCGGCCTGCCCAACACCTTCGTGCCGGGCCGCAACCTGATCTTCTTCAACTTCGCCGCCGCCGTGGCCTACCGCCGCGAGCTGGACGTGATGGTCGGCGGCATGTGCGAGACCGACTACTCCGGCTACCCCGACTGCCGAGACAACACCTTGAAGGCACTTCAGGTGGCCCTGAGCCTCGGCCTCGACACGCCGATGGGCATCGAGACCCCGCTGATGTGGCTCGACAAGGCGCAGACCTGGGAGATGGCGGCCACGCTCGGCGGCGAGGCGCTGATCCGGCTGATCGTCGAACACACCCACACCTGCTACCTCGGCGACCGCAGCCAGCGCCACGAATGGGGCTACGGCTGCGGCCACTGCCCGGCGTGCGCGCTGCGCATGCGCGGCTACAAGGCCTGGCGCTCGCGCAACCCGTCAGGCGATTTCGAGGCGACCGACCGCATGGGCCTGGGCTGA
- a CDS encoding helix-turn-helix transcriptional regulator produces MSAPEPRFARIATLIGDPTRARMLSALMDGGHLAAGELAQAAGVTAQTASSHIAKLVESGFVVVRTQGRHRYFRLADADIAHALEALSLVAERHAAADKWERGPYKPLKAARTCYGHLAGELGVRLFEGLLASGTLVPLDGQFVLSERGRVEMGEIGVELPAAGRRFAYPCLDWSERRDHLAGSLAVALLEHGLQQGWVRRAKDSRAVTLTPPGASAWSRWLDQPRPMRSVASKSPDGLRERQAL; encoded by the coding sequence ATGAGCGCACCCGAGCCCCGATTTGCCCGCATCGCCACCCTGATCGGCGACCCGACGCGCGCCCGCATGCTGTCGGCGCTGATGGACGGCGGGCACCTCGCCGCCGGCGAGCTGGCGCAGGCGGCCGGGGTGACGGCGCAGACCGCCAGCAGCCACATCGCCAAGTTGGTCGAGAGCGGCTTCGTGGTCGTGCGCACGCAGGGCCGCCACCGCTACTTCCGCCTGGCCGATGCCGACATCGCCCATGCGCTCGAAGCCTTGTCGCTGGTGGCCGAACGCCATGCGGCGGCCGACAAATGGGAGCGAGGCCCCTACAAGCCGCTGAAGGCGGCCCGCACCTGCTATGGCCATCTGGCGGGTGAGCTGGGCGTGCGGCTTTTCGAGGGGCTGCTCGCAAGTGGCACGTTGGTGCCGCTCGACGGGCAGTTCGTGCTCAGCGAGCGGGGCCGCGTGGAGATGGGCGAAATCGGCGTCGAGTTGCCGGCGGCGGGGCGGCGGTTCGCCTACCCCTGCCTCGACTGGTCGGAGCGGCGCGACCACCTGGCGGGCAGCCTGGCCGTGGCCCTGCTCGAGCACGGGCTGCAGCAGGGCTGGGTGCGCCGCGCCAAGGACTCGCGGGCGGTGACGCTCACGCCGCCGGGCGCCAGCGCGTGGTCACGCTGGCTGGATCAGCCCAGGCCCATGCGGTCGGTCGCCTCGAAATCGCCTGACGGGTTGCGCGAGCGCCAGGCCTTGTAG
- a CDS encoding LemA family protein produces MGTVQIVSVIVLAILIFWGVGAYNRLVRLRNVIANSFAQIDVQLKRRYDLIPNLVEVARKYAAHERETLEAVTAARNQAKAAADVARGHPAAAGAVTSLAVAEQALAGAMGRLMAVVEAYPELKADQSLRELAEELTSTENKIGFARQIFNDATLDYNNAAQQFPTNLMASMFGFREAAMLQATTTDAERAPVRVQL; encoded by the coding sequence ATGGGCACTGTGCAGATCGTGAGTGTGATCGTCCTCGCCATCCTGATCTTCTGGGGCGTCGGCGCCTACAACCGCCTCGTGCGCCTGCGCAACGTGATCGCCAACTCGTTTGCGCAGATCGACGTGCAGCTCAAGCGCCGCTACGACCTGATCCCGAACCTGGTGGAGGTGGCGCGCAAATACGCCGCCCATGAGCGCGAGACGCTTGAGGCCGTGACCGCCGCGCGCAACCAGGCCAAGGCCGCCGCCGACGTGGCGCGTGGCCACCCCGCCGCCGCGGGCGCCGTGACCAGCCTGGCCGTCGCCGAGCAGGCGCTCGCCGGCGCGATGGGCCGCCTGATGGCCGTCGTCGAGGCCTACCCCGAGCTGAAGGCCGACCAGAGCCTGCGCGAGCTGGCCGAAGAACTCACCAGCACCGAAAACAAGATCGGCTTCGCGCGCCAGATCTTCAACGACGCCACGCTCGACTACAACAACGCGGCCCAGCAGTTCCCCACCAACCTGATGGCCAGCATGTTCGGCTTCCGCGAGGCGGCCATGCTGCAGGCCACGACCACCGACGCCGAACGCGCGCCGGTGCGGGTGCAGCTCTGA
- a CDS encoding M48 family metalloprotease, translating into MRFREQQDDARRATQRLLVLFALLLVALVLAVNGLLLGLWWAIGWLLSWQLPLPPLFVETNTTVVLLFVLGGALVELGRLREGGGAHVAHWAGGRELLDARQLSERRLLNIVDEMAIASGLPRPAVYLLDREDAINAFTAGWSPDDAIVAVTQGALDRLTRDELQGLVAHEFGHIHQQDLRLNMQLLALVWGLSLVHGYGHKLLEADEAGRRSAFGLLVGPVFVAAGLLGWLAGQLLQAAVSRQRELLADACAVQFTRSRDGLGGVLRKVWHQAQRHEDRLARVPARLLAAMLLQAPADWLATHPPLRERLRRLYGRTVEPLPAPRLEAAAQADEPRRPTAAVPLATVAALAPIAYAAPMTPAAEPAPAHTPEPRATSPQDEREAIDRLSRLNGPGELRAAILALLATPGSRRERRAWQEETKGLSTAREVRDDVKKLGPATRLPWLDLLLGRVAKAPLPDRQHLMAAARRVMAADGQVRPIDRLHWLLMRQRLGEATPLPPAAGSFPDIAQASLHTRREIARLTAFLARLVPDGEAWYQSVMQPWLSGEALPPCEAPDADGLVHALQEVQTLPWMLKPVLVRHWTETALRHKPPGPLADEACDALRLAAVLLDSPLPPELARHYVEPDVT; encoded by the coding sequence ATGCGCTTTCGCGAGCAGCAGGACGACGCCCGCCGCGCCACGCAGCGGCTGCTGGTGCTGTTTGCGCTGTTGCTGGTGGCCCTGGTGCTGGCGGTCAACGGGCTGCTGCTCGGGCTGTGGTGGGCGATCGGCTGGCTGCTGTCGTGGCAGCTGCCGCTGCCGCCTCTGTTTGTCGAGACCAACACCACCGTCGTGCTGCTCTTCGTGCTGGGCGGCGCGCTCGTCGAGCTGGGGCGCCTGCGCGAGGGCGGCGGGGCGCACGTGGCGCACTGGGCCGGTGGCCGTGAGCTGCTCGATGCCCGCCAGCTCAGCGAGCGCCGCCTGCTCAACATCGTCGACGAGATGGCGATCGCCAGCGGCCTGCCGCGGCCGGCCGTCTACCTGCTCGACCGCGAAGACGCGATCAACGCCTTCACCGCCGGCTGGTCGCCCGACGACGCCATCGTCGCCGTCACGCAGGGCGCGCTCGACCGCCTGACCCGCGACGAGCTGCAAGGGCTGGTCGCGCATGAGTTCGGCCACATCCACCAGCAGGACCTGCGGCTCAACATGCAGCTGCTCGCGCTGGTGTGGGGCCTGTCGCTGGTGCACGGCTACGGCCACAAGCTGCTCGAGGCCGACGAAGCCGGGCGGCGCTCGGCGTTTGGGCTGCTGGTCGGCCCGGTGTTCGTGGCCGCGGGCCTCCTTGGCTGGCTGGCCGGGCAGCTGCTGCAGGCGGCGGTGTCGCGCCAGCGCGAGCTGCTGGCCGACGCCTGCGCGGTGCAGTTCACCCGCAGCCGCGACGGCCTGGGCGGCGTGCTGCGCAAGGTGTGGCACCAGGCGCAGCGCCACGAGGACCGGCTCGCACGGGTGCCGGCCCGGCTGCTCGCGGCGATGCTGCTGCAGGCCCCGGCCGACTGGCTGGCCACGCACCCGCCGCTGCGCGAGCGGCTGCGCCGCCTTTACGGCCGCACGGTCGAGCCGCTGCCGGCGCCGCGGCTGGAGGCCGCTGCGCAGGCCGACGAGCCGCGCCGTCCCACCGCCGCGGTGCCGCTCGCCACGGTCGCCGCGCTGGCCCCCATCGCCTATGCTGCGCCCATGACCCCGGCCGCCGAACCCGCACCTGCCCACACGCCCGAGCCGCGCGCCACCAGCCCGCAGGACGAGCGCGAGGCGATCGACCGCCTGTCGCGCCTGAACGGCCCAGGCGAGTTGCGGGCGGCCATCCTCGCGCTGCTCGCCACACCGGGCAGCCGCCGCGAGCGCCGCGCCTGGCAGGAAGAGACCAAGGGCCTGTCCACCGCCCGCGAGGTGCGCGACGACGTCAAGAAGCTCGGCCCCGCCACCCGCCTGCCCTGGCTCGACCTGCTGCTCGGCCGTGTCGCCAAAGCTCCGTTGCCCGACCGCCAGCACCTGATGGCCGCCGCGCGGCGCGTGATGGCGGCCGACGGGCAGGTCCGCCCGATCGACCGACTGCATTGGCTGTTGATGCGCCAGCGCCTGGGCGAAGCGACGCCGCTGCCGCCTGCTGCCGGCAGCTTCCCCGACATCGCGCAGGCCTCGCTGCACACCCGGCGAGAGATCGCCCGGCTCACCGCCTTCCTCGCCCGCCTGGTGCCCGACGGCGAAGCCTGGTACCAGAGCGTGATGCAGCCCTGGCTGAGCGGCGAGGCGCTGCCGCCCTGCGAAGCGCCCGATGCCGACGGCCTGGTGCATGCGCTGCAGGAGGTGCAGACGCTGCCGTGGATGCTGAAGCCGGTGCTGGTGCGCCACTGGACCGAAACCGCGCTGCGCCACAAGCCGCCCGGCCCGCTGGCCGACGAAGCCTGCGACGCGCTGCGCCTGGCCGCCGTGCTGCTCGACTCGCCGCTGCCGCCCGAGCTGGCGCGGCACTACGTCGAGCCCGACGTCACCTGA
- a CDS encoding GlxA family transcriptional regulator, with the protein MIRIDTLVLAGSSPAPLGITLDVLSAANRLAGKRLFDQRVLSPGAPSVALRDGLSMAAQPLTAARARQLVVLPGLGAATPGQIADRLAEPDAQLASAWLRKAWQQGATLAASCSSVFVLAQAGLLDGRRCTSTWWLVPTLKSLAPRCETTLDAMVTEDERLWTAGASLAHIDLMLALVARFASPGLATEVARHLVVEPRASQARFVAPAFLAAQDPLAHRVELLVRERLADVPSLEEIASQLAVSPRTLTRRVTAATGLTPMRLVQKIRLDSALHALQTSRAPIDQVARDVGFEDGSALYRLVLRHTGKPPSAFRSAA; encoded by the coding sequence ATGATCCGCATCGACACCCTCGTCCTCGCCGGCAGCAGCCCGGCGCCGCTGGGCATCACGCTCGACGTGCTGAGCGCGGCCAACCGGCTCGCCGGCAAGAGGCTCTTCGACCAGCGTGTGCTTTCGCCCGGCGCACCGTCGGTGGCGCTGCGCGACGGGCTGTCGATGGCGGCGCAGCCGCTCACCGCCGCCCGCGCCCGCCAGCTGGTGGTGCTGCCCGGCCTCGGCGCAGCCACACCCGGGCAGATCGCCGACCGCCTGGCCGAGCCCGATGCACAGCTCGCCTCGGCTTGGCTGCGCAAGGCCTGGCAGCAGGGTGCGACGCTGGCCGCCTCGTGCAGCAGCGTCTTCGTGCTGGCGCAGGCCGGCCTGCTCGACGGGCGCCGCTGCACCAGCACCTGGTGGCTGGTGCCCACGCTCAAGTCGCTGGCACCCCGGTGCGAGACCACGCTCGATGCGATGGTGACCGAAGACGAGCGCCTCTGGACGGCCGGCGCTTCACTCGCGCACATCGACCTGATGCTCGCGCTGGTGGCCCGTTTTGCGAGCCCCGGCCTCGCCACCGAAGTGGCACGCCACCTGGTGGTCGAGCCACGCGCCTCGCAGGCGCGTTTTGTCGCGCCGGCCTTCCTGGCCGCGCAAGACCCGCTGGCCCACCGGGTGGAGCTGCTGGTGCGCGAGCGCCTGGCCGACGTGCCCTCGCTGGAAGAGATCGCCTCGCAGCTCGCCGTGAGCCCGCGCACGCTGACACGCCGGGTGACCGCTGCCACCGGCCTCACGCCGATGCGTCTGGTGCAGAAGATCCGCCTCGACTCGGCGCTGCATGCCTTGCAGACCTCACGCGCGCCGATCGATCAGGTGGCGCGTGACGTGGGCTTCGAGGACGGATCGGCGCTTTATCGCCTGGTGCTCAGGCACACCGGCAAGCCGCCGAGCGCGTTTCGCAGCGCGGCCTAG